The following are encoded in a window of Candidatus Binataceae bacterium genomic DNA:
- a CDS encoding ABC transporter ATP-binding protein: MAAPVIETHALGKTFGLTPVLQETEFKLSPGRGAIVIGGNGCGKSTLLSIFAGLVAPSDGYALVFGEDPRRFAPRYRRRIGMMSHQSFLYPNLTARENLEFYARLYEVSAPRDVAESWLARLGLADSAGDRVRTFSRGMEQRLAAARAMIHGPSLLLLDEPFAGLDPDGAARVRTLIKSALEEGCSIVATAHTPFAVEGIEFEVYEIVRGQVVPCQEEDLPRRGRLRSLLRPRPS; encoded by the coding sequence ATGGCCGCACCGGTTATCGAAACCCACGCCCTGGGCAAGACTTTCGGCCTAACTCCGGTCTTGCAGGAGACCGAGTTCAAGCTCAGCCCGGGACGGGGCGCCATTGTGATCGGCGGCAACGGCTGCGGGAAATCCACGCTGCTCTCAATCTTCGCCGGACTGGTCGCGCCCAGCGACGGCTATGCCTTGGTCTTTGGTGAAGACCCCCGCCGTTTCGCGCCGCGTTATCGCCGGCGAATCGGAATGATGTCGCATCAGAGCTTTCTCTATCCCAATCTCACCGCGCGCGAGAATCTGGAATTTTACGCGCGGCTCTACGAAGTTTCTGCGCCGCGCGACGTGGCGGAGTCATGGCTTGCACGGCTCGGGCTGGCTGATTCGGCCGGCGATCGCGTAAGAACTTTTTCCCGGGGGATGGAGCAGCGGCTGGCCGCCGCACGCGCGATGATTCACGGGCCATCACTGCTGTTGCTCGATGAACCTTTCGCGGGCTTGGATCCAGACGGAGCGGCCCGGGTGCGAACGCTTATCAAATCGGCTCTCGAGGAAGGATGCTCGATAGTCGCAACCGCGCATACTCCGTTCGCGGTCGAGGGCATCGAGTTCGAGGTTTACGAAATCGTGCGCGGACAGGTCGTGCCCTGCCAGGAAGAAGACCTACCCCGCAGGGGGCGCCTGCGTTCGCTACTCAGGCCCAGGCCTTCATGA
- a CDS encoding zinc-ribbon domain-containing protein yields MAYLAAAMIIAGVALFVAAPLGGGFFPRRQRGSSEVDRERLEHDRGLAVQGLRELEFDREMGKLSESDYKSLYTTLEQRALKAMAALERFRVDPPRGKGSVRRIESARGAVGAPRVAPREINFCPQCGARCPADSQFCGECGVRLRPRDHDRAS; encoded by the coding sequence GTGGCATACCTGGCTGCCGCCATGATCATCGCTGGAGTTGCGTTGTTTGTCGCGGCTCCGCTAGGCGGCGGGTTTTTCCCCCGGCGGCAAAGGGGCTCAAGCGAGGTTGACCGCGAACGGCTCGAGCATGATCGCGGCCTGGCAGTGCAGGGGCTGCGCGAACTCGAATTCGACCGCGAGATGGGTAAGCTTTCCGAGTCCGACTATAAGTCGCTCTACACCACCCTGGAACAACGCGCCCTCAAGGCCATGGCCGCTCTGGAGAGATTCCGAGTCGACCCGCCGCGTGGGAAAGGATCGGTCCGGAGGATCGAATCCGCGCGAGGTGCCGTTGGCGCACCGCGTGTCGCGCCGCGCGAGATCAACTTTTGTCCGCAATGCGGCGCCCGCTGCCCCGCCGACTCCCAGTTCTGCGGGGAATGTGGTGTCAGGTTGCGGCCGCGCGACCACGACCGGGCGAGCTGA
- a CDS encoding cytochrome c maturation protein CcmE — protein MRLKLRFVIGSALIVGAIAYLIITAIRSTSEYYLTVSEVAARQAELGGQSLRVAGRVKVGSIAWDPASLTLRFAIVPIPEPAADGAVAPVVATDPVSFKVSSIGEPKPDMFAENRDVIVEGKLLPAGEIAATQVLTSCPSKYQAKRNK, from the coding sequence ATGCGCTTAAAGCTCCGCTTTGTGATTGGCTCGGCGCTGATCGTGGGTGCGATCGCCTACCTTATCATCACGGCGATACGCAGCACCTCGGAATACTATCTGACCGTCAGCGAAGTAGCCGCACGGCAGGCCGAGCTCGGAGGTCAGTCGCTTCGCGTCGCGGGTCGGGTCAAGGTCGGAAGCATCGCCTGGGACCCCGCCTCGCTCACCCTCAGATTCGCGATCGTGCCAATTCCCGAGCCGGCGGCCGACGGCGCCGTGGCCCCGGTAGTGGCGACCGACCCGGTTTCGTTCAAAGTCTCTTCAATCGGGGAACCCAAGCCCGATATGTTCGCCGAGAACCGCGACGTTATCGTGGAGGGAAAGCTCCTTCCTGCCGGCGAAATTGCCGCCACCCAGGTTCTGACCAGCTGCCCGTCCAAGTACCAGGCCAAGAGAAACAAGTAG
- the ftsH gene encoding ATP-dependent zinc metalloprotease FtsH gives MKGMNQFSRSIALWLVLGLMFLLLFNIFSRQQPREPEIIFSDFLNQVDKGQVRSVTIQGNLIKGETTANEHFKTYAPYDPDIVKTLREKNVNIAAKPAEGDPWWMVALVQWFPVLVLAALWIFFMRQMQIGGGKAMSFGKSRAKLLTENTHKVTFADVAGIDEAKDELEEIIQFLRDPKRFTRLGGRIPKGVLLVGPPGTGKTLLARAIAGEAGVPFFSISGSDFVEMFVGVGASRVRDLFVQGKKHAPCIIFIDEIDAVGRHRGAGLGGGHDEREQTLNQLLVEMDGFEANEGVILVAATNRPDVLDPALLRPGRFDRRVVVPRPDVRGREGILKVHTRKVPLSDDVNVDKLARSTPGFAGADLENLVNEAALLAARRNKDKVDMADFELAKDKVMMGAERRSMVMSLAERKNTAFHEGGHALVAMLLPGADPVHKVTIIPRGMALGVTQQLPLDDRYTYSRDYLMTRLAMMFGGRAAEELVFGHMTTGAGDDIEKATELARKMVCEFGMSKELGPMTFGKREEQVFLGRDIAHHKDYSEHTAIEIDREVRRIIDDAYQKARQLLSDHAPLLQAVAERLLEKEVLDGSEVEAMVRAFKEGRPMPASAPVADGYGRVASEVGKPKPVDAEAPVAPGLPAKPVLV, from the coding sequence ATGAAGGGAATGAACCAGTTTTCCCGCAGTATTGCACTGTGGCTCGTCCTGGGCCTGATGTTCCTGCTGTTGTTCAACATCTTCAGCAGGCAGCAGCCGCGTGAGCCGGAGATAATTTTCTCCGATTTCCTAAACCAGGTTGATAAGGGCCAGGTCAGGTCCGTCACCATCCAGGGCAACCTGATCAAGGGCGAGACCACCGCCAACGAGCATTTCAAGACCTACGCGCCCTACGATCCCGACATCGTCAAAACGCTGCGCGAAAAAAACGTGAACATCGCGGCCAAACCCGCCGAGGGTGACCCTTGGTGGATGGTGGCGCTGGTTCAGTGGTTTCCGGTTCTGGTGCTGGCGGCGCTGTGGATTTTCTTCATGCGTCAGATGCAGATCGGCGGCGGCAAGGCCATGTCGTTCGGAAAAAGCCGCGCCAAGCTGCTTACCGAGAATACCCACAAGGTCACCTTTGCCGACGTTGCGGGCATCGACGAAGCCAAGGATGAACTTGAGGAAATAATTCAATTTCTGCGCGACCCCAAGCGCTTCACCCGCCTGGGAGGGAGAATTCCCAAAGGCGTTCTTCTGGTCGGACCTCCCGGAACCGGCAAAACCCTGCTGGCGCGCGCGATAGCGGGCGAGGCCGGCGTTCCATTCTTCTCGATTTCCGGTTCCGACTTCGTCGAAATGTTCGTCGGTGTGGGCGCGTCGCGGGTGCGGGATCTTTTCGTCCAGGGCAAGAAGCACGCGCCCTGCATTATCTTCATCGACGAGATCGATGCGGTCGGACGCCATCGTGGCGCAGGTCTGGGCGGCGGACATGACGAGCGTGAGCAGACCCTGAACCAACTGCTCGTGGAGATGGACGGGTTTGAGGCAAACGAGGGTGTCATCCTGGTCGCCGCGACCAACCGTCCTGACGTCCTCGATCCCGCTCTCCTGCGTCCCGGTCGATTCGATCGCCGGGTAGTGGTTCCGCGGCCGGACGTAAGAGGCCGCGAGGGAATTCTGAAAGTCCATACCCGCAAGGTCCCGCTCTCGGACGACGTCAATGTCGACAAGCTCGCGCGCTCAACGCCCGGTTTTGCGGGCGCCGATCTCGAGAACCTGGTGAACGAGGCCGCACTGCTGGCCGCCCGCCGCAACAAAGACAAAGTTGATATGGCAGACTTCGAGCTTGCCAAGGACAAAGTCATGATGGGGGCGGAGCGGCGCTCGATGGTGATGTCACTGGCCGAGCGCAAGAACACCGCTTTTCACGAAGGTGGACACGCGCTGGTCGCAATGCTGCTGCCGGGGGCCGACCCGGTACACAAGGTCACTATCATTCCGCGCGGCATGGCCCTCGGTGTCACGCAGCAACTTCCCCTCGACGATCGCTACACCTATTCGCGCGACTACCTGATGACCAGACTTGCGATGATGTTTGGCGGTCGGGCTGCGGAAGAACTGGTCTTCGGTCACATGACCACCGGTGCCGGAGATGACATCGAGAAAGCTACCGAACTCGCGCGCAAGATGGTCTGTGAGTTCGGCATGAGCAAGGAGCTCGGCCCGATGACCTTCGGCAAGCGCGAGGAACAGGTGTTCCTCGGGCGCGACATCGCGCACCACAAGGACTATTCCGAGCACACCGCAATCGAAATCGATCGCGAGGTGCGGCGCATCATCGATGACGCCTATCAGAAGGCGCGGCAGCTTCTTTCCGATCACGCTCCCTTACTTCAGGCGGTTGCGGAACGGCTCCTGGAGAAGGAAGTGCTGGACGGCTCCGAAGTCGAGGCGATGGTGAGAGCATTCAAGGAAGGCCGCCCGATGCCTGCGAGCGCTCCCGTGGCCGACGGTTACGGCCGTGTCGCGTCCGAAGTCGGAAAGCCGAAGCCAGTGGACGCAGAGGCACCCGTGGCTCCGGGCCTCCCAGCCAAGCCAGTTCTGGTGTAG
- a CDS encoding heme lyase CcmF/NrfE family subunit — translation MSQLGSLSLLIALLLAVYSIGANLYGARKQRADFLASARHALWAMCALVTLAVIALWSGLLSSDFSLEYVAAYSSTTLPTPYKFAALWGGQQGSLLFWTWLLSIFTSIAAFQNRRRNPEIAPYAGAVLALVAVFFLGMLNFVTRPFDALSLVPSEGTDLNPLLQNYWMAIHPPSLYTGYVSSTVPFAFGAAALITGKLDDSWIRSTRRWAIFSWFFLTLGNLFGARWAYEVLGWGGYWAWDPVENAAFMPWLVMTAYLHSVMIQERKDMLKVWNLALIGLAFALTIFGTFITRSGVISSVHSFTQSGLGPYFLSFLILVVVAYTGLLIFRSRDLRSPAEFESYLSREAAFLFNNLVLVGIAFAVFWGTIFPVLSEAVRGVKITVGPPFFNQVNGPLALALIFLMGVGPLIAWRRTTPRNLIQSFAAPATLGLAAGLLAFAFHIRAWYVLAALSVAAFVMGTIIVEFRRGVSARRHMIGEAPATALVNLVAKNNRRYGGYIIHVGVIVAFVGIVGSAFFKTEVKKTVTQGQSFAVGPYRLQYLGVLPIDTPHLESATANLLVSRDGREVAQMAPAKLFYKRQQQPATKVAIRSTPFADLYVVLAGLDDSGRQATFEVFLTPLVFWLWGGGLLMVLGTVVVMWPNVRERAAIAVALRSAADSQIAGEPAPGGD, via the coding sequence ATGTCGCAGCTGGGAAGTTTATCACTGCTTATCGCGCTGCTGCTTGCGGTTTATTCGATTGGCGCCAATCTCTACGGGGCACGCAAACAGCGCGCGGATTTTCTGGCCAGTGCGCGGCATGCGCTGTGGGCAATGTGTGCGCTGGTCACGCTGGCGGTGATCGCTCTGTGGTCCGGACTGCTCAGTTCAGATTTCTCGCTCGAATACGTGGCAGCCTACTCCAGTACCACGCTTCCGACCCCGTACAAGTTCGCCGCGCTGTGGGGTGGACAGCAGGGCTCGCTTCTGTTCTGGACCTGGCTCCTTTCAATCTTTACTTCGATTGCGGCATTCCAGAATCGGCGGCGCAATCCAGAGATTGCTCCATACGCAGGCGCCGTACTTGCCCTGGTCGCGGTCTTCTTCCTCGGGATGCTCAATTTCGTCACGCGGCCCTTCGATGCGCTTAGCCTGGTGCCCAGCGAGGGGACCGACCTTAACCCGCTGCTGCAGAACTACTGGATGGCGATTCATCCGCCGTCCCTCTACACCGGCTACGTCAGTTCAACAGTCCCTTTCGCGTTCGGGGCCGCCGCCCTGATCACCGGCAAGCTCGACGATTCGTGGATTCGCTCGACCCGCCGATGGGCAATCTTTTCGTGGTTCTTTCTTACGCTTGGCAACCTGTTCGGCGCGCGATGGGCTTACGAGGTGCTGGGGTGGGGGGGCTACTGGGCCTGGGATCCGGTAGAGAACGCCGCCTTCATGCCGTGGCTGGTAATGACCGCCTACCTGCATTCGGTGATGATCCAGGAGCGCAAGGACATGCTCAAGGTGTGGAACCTCGCGCTTATCGGACTGGCATTCGCCCTGACCATCTTCGGCACGTTCATCACCCGCAGCGGCGTCATCTCATCGGTTCATTCATTCACGCAATCCGGCCTTGGACCATACTTCCTGAGCTTCCTCATTCTCGTCGTCGTTGCGTATACGGGGCTGCTCATCTTCCGATCGCGCGACTTGCGCAGCCCTGCCGAATTCGAATCGTACCTCTCGCGGGAGGCTGCGTTTCTATTCAACAACCTAGTCCTGGTTGGCATCGCGTTCGCGGTTTTTTGGGGGACGATTTTCCCGGTACTGTCCGAAGCCGTTCGCGGCGTGAAGATCACCGTCGGGCCGCCGTTCTTCAACCAGGTCAATGGACCACTCGCGCTCGCACTGATCTTCCTGATGGGGGTTGGCCCCTTGATCGCCTGGCGACGCACCACGCCCCGCAATCTCATCCAAAGCTTCGCCGCTCCCGCCACCCTCGGCCTGGCCGCCGGACTGCTGGCTTTTGCCTTTCATATCCGCGCTTGGTACGTGCTGGCGGCGCTGTCGGTAGCCGCGTTCGTGATGGGTACGATAATCGTCGAGTTCCGCCGCGGGGTGAGTGCACGCCGGCACATGATTGGTGAGGCACCTGCGACCGCCCTGGTCAACCTGGTTGCAAAGAACAATCGCCGCTACGGCGGATACATCATTCACGTCGGCGTGATTGTCGCATTCGTGGGAATCGTCGGGTCAGCGTTCTTCAAGACCGAAGTGAAGAAGACGGTAACTCAGGGGCAGAGCTTTGCGGTGGGTCCCTACCGGCTCCAGTACCTCGGGGTTCTTCCGATCGATACACCGCATCTGGAGAGCGCGACGGCGAACCTTCTCGTGAGCCGTGATGGGCGCGAAGTCGCGCAGATGGCGCCGGCCAAGCTTTTCTACAAGCGTCAGCAACAGCCCGCTACCAAAGTGGCAATCCGATCGACGCCGTTCGCGGACCTTTACGTAGTCTTAGCCGGCCTCGATGACAGCGGAAGGCAGGCCACTTTCGAGGTGTTTCTTACTCCACTGGTGTTCTGGCTTTGGGGAGGCGGACTGCTGATGGTGTTGGGCACGGTAGTCGTGATGTGGCCGAACGTCCGCGAGCGCGCCGCAATCGCCGTGGCCCTGCGTAGTGCCGCTGATTCCCAAATAGCGGGCGAACCGGCGCCAGGCGGAGACTGA
- a CDS encoding J domain-containing protein — protein MEFRDYYKVLGVERAASEADIKSAYRKLARKHHPDVNPGNKDAEKQFKEINEAYQVLSDPAKRKKYDELGADWEHGVSQEEMMRRYAREAAAGGRGDDAHFGAGDFSDFFEQFFGGASERFRAGGGVHGFGFSAEPVRAPDLRAEVQVNLYDAIKGARRRLEMVAQDECSTCGGSGIVTSEQRQGKNRIIQAARACQTCGGAGVIPTPRVLEVTIPVGVTDGTQLRLKGQGGRGTRPELNGDLFLMVRIEPRPPFNISGRDIRCELPVWDYEAALGAEVTAPTPDGLRVSLRIPAASQTGRVLRLRGRGIPGRGKEAAGDLLYEIKVLAPTDLNDAELKLMQQLAESRRARAVKDPRMEMMSRS, from the coding sequence ATGGAGTTCCGCGACTACTACAAGGTTCTGGGCGTCGAGCGTGCCGCCAGTGAAGCCGACATCAAGAGCGCCTATCGCAAACTCGCCCGCAAACATCATCCCGACGTCAATCCTGGAAACAAGGACGCCGAAAAACAGTTCAAGGAAATCAACGAGGCCTACCAGGTCCTGAGCGACCCGGCCAAGCGCAAGAAGTACGACGAACTCGGCGCGGACTGGGAACACGGCGTCTCCCAGGAGGAGATGATGCGCCGGTACGCGCGCGAGGCGGCCGCGGGCGGCCGCGGCGACGATGCGCACTTCGGAGCGGGCGATTTCAGCGATTTCTTTGAGCAGTTTTTCGGGGGTGCATCTGAACGGTTTCGCGCGGGTGGCGGAGTGCACGGATTTGGCTTTTCCGCCGAGCCGGTGCGGGCTCCCGACCTCCGCGCAGAAGTTCAAGTAAACCTTTATGATGCGATCAAGGGTGCCCGCCGCCGGCTGGAGATGGTGGCACAGGACGAATGTTCCACGTGCGGCGGCTCCGGTATCGTCACCAGTGAGCAACGGCAGGGGAAAAACCGCATCATCCAGGCTGCGCGCGCCTGCCAAACCTGCGGCGGCGCCGGCGTCATACCGACCCCGCGCGTCCTGGAAGTGACCATTCCGGTCGGAGTCACTGACGGCACCCAGCTGCGCCTCAAGGGACAGGGCGGCCGCGGCACGCGCCCCGAGCTCAACGGCGATCTATTTCTCATGGTTCGCATCGAGCCGCGTCCCCCATTCAACATTTCCGGACGGGACATCCGCTGCGAGCTGCCGGTATGGGACTACGAGGCGGCGCTGGGTGCCGAAGTCACCGCACCAACCCCCGACGGCCTCAGGGTATCGCTCAGGATTCCCGCCGCCTCGCAAACCGGGAGAGTGCTGCGGTTGCGGGGTCGCGGGATTCCGGGCCGCGGCAAGGAAGCGGCGGGAGACCTGCTGTACGAAATCAAGGTACTCGCGCCGACCGATCTGAACGACGCCGAGCTCAAGCTCATGCAGCAGCTGGCCGAAAGCCGCCGCGCGCGGGCGGTCAAAGATCCGCGGATGGAAATGATGTCGAGGAGCTGA
- a CDS encoding CcmD family protein: MEHLGYLFVAYSIIFAAIFLYVAFIWRRQSFLERELDVLRKRLDALNDLKAGEEAPSDRSS, from the coding sequence ATGGAACACCTCGGCTACCTATTCGTGGCGTACAGCATCATCTTCGCGGCGATCTTTCTGTACGTCGCATTCATCTGGCGTCGCCAGTCGTTCCTCGAACGCGAGCTGGACGTGCTCCGTAAGCGCCTCGACGCCCTAAATGACTTGAAGGCGGGCGAAGAGGCTCCCTCGGATCGTTCCTCGTAG
- the tilS gene encoding tRNA lysidine(34) synthetase TilS has translation MSQRQRKAFLAEMKHSLERVGVRPGSAILVALSGGADSVSLLHALVELRVSCGFRLAAAHLNHALRGDESDRDQCFCHDLCSRLNVDFIFERATALAPQMPNLEEAARQARHEFLDRAAVQTGSEYVAVGHHADDQAETVLMRLLRGAGIAGLSAMAETGPGRLIRPLLSLSRRDILSYLEEIGASFVTDASNFSSALLRNRIRHDLLPTLNREYVPGTSKRLAALAAEMQSVDSFLSRAAARELSGMLPVEGELDLSRFARVDAALRIPVLRQYLATQLGSLRRLNRDHLEGLNHLCLAGPANGEISLPGGRHAVRQYDRLRITSRAPVLHPKFSTALAFEGTTEIAEAGLAFEASLVGAGQVAMPADHSSALFDIEAIAADGLTARNFKPGDRIRPLGMTGTRKVKDVFIDRKLPPPLRGRFPVVAMGTRIVWLPGILRGDGALVSTASETVLHVRARHLDSSE, from the coding sequence ATGAGTCAGCGGCAGCGGAAAGCATTCCTCGCCGAGATGAAGCACAGTCTCGAGCGCGTTGGTGTGCGTCCTGGGTCGGCGATTCTGGTCGCGCTGTCGGGCGGGGCCGACTCCGTCTCACTGCTGCACGCGCTGGTCGAATTACGCGTATCGTGCGGCTTTCGGCTTGCGGCCGCACATCTTAATCATGCCCTTCGCGGCGACGAGTCCGATCGCGATCAATGCTTCTGCCATGACTTATGCAGTCGACTGAACGTTGACTTCATTTTTGAACGAGCAACCGCGCTTGCGCCGCAGATGCCGAACCTCGAGGAAGCCGCCCGCCAGGCTCGCCATGAATTTCTGGACCGTGCCGCAGTCCAGACCGGCAGCGAATATGTCGCGGTAGGACATCACGCCGATGACCAGGCGGAAACCGTTTTGATGCGGTTGCTGCGCGGCGCGGGGATTGCCGGGCTGTCTGCGATGGCCGAAACCGGCCCGGGTCGTTTGATCCGCCCGCTGCTCTCGCTGAGCCGCCGCGATATCTTGAGCTACCTCGAGGAGATCGGCGCGAGCTTCGTCACCGACGCTAGCAATTTCTCTTCTGCATTGCTGCGCAATCGCATTCGGCACGATCTGCTGCCGACACTCAATCGCGAATACGTGCCGGGCACCTCGAAGCGGCTCGCAGCGCTCGCCGCCGAGATGCAGTCTGTCGATAGTTTCCTGTCCCGCGCTGCCGCCCGGGAGCTCTCCGGAATGTTGCCAGTCGAAGGCGAACTTGACTTGTCCCGCTTTGCGCGGGTCGATGCTGCGCTGCGGATCCCCGTATTGCGACAGTATCTGGCCACGCAGTTGGGAAGTCTGCGCCGTCTGAACCGCGATCACCTGGAGGGTCTGAACCACCTGTGCCTTGCGGGGCCCGCCAACGGGGAAATTTCGCTTCCTGGTGGACGGCACGCAGTCCGTCAATATGATCGGCTGCGGATTACCAGTCGCGCGCCGGTTCTGCACCCGAAATTTTCTACCGCACTGGCTTTCGAAGGCACCACCGAGATCGCAGAGGCGGGGCTTGCATTCGAGGCGAGCCTGGTCGGGGCGGGGCAGGTAGCCATGCCCGCGGACCATTCATCGGCCCTCTTCGATATTGAGGCCATCGCCGCCGACGGGCTAACCGCCCGGAACTTCAAGCCCGGAGATAGGATTCGGCCGCTTGGGATGACTGGCACCCGCAAGGTGAAAGACGTGTTCATCGATAGAAAACTGCCGCCCCCATTGCGTGGCAGGTTTCCAGTAGTCGCCATGGGAACGCGGATTGTGTGGCTGCCTGGCATCTTGCGCGGGGACGGCGCGCTGGTCTCAACCGCCAGCGAAACCGTTTTGCATGTGAGGGCTCGGCATCTTGATTCGTCAGAGTAA
- a CDS encoding cytochrome c-type biogenesis protein CcmH yields MKRLAFYAAPLGGLALVFSFALGGDLAVRAAERPTLAAISQGLTCQCGCGLTVANCNHPTCSFSVPVREQIEAMIGKGKSGTQIIAFYRQKYGEKILSAPTTEGFNLVAWVMPFLVVVLGGALIVYTANRWRSLHAAGDTSAVPSPESDAAPQFDAELKDRLAHEIRERT; encoded by the coding sequence ATGAAGCGGCTAGCCTTTTATGCCGCTCCGCTGGGCGGTTTGGCGCTGGTGTTTTCATTTGCCTTGGGTGGTGATCTCGCCGTTCGCGCGGCCGAGCGGCCGACTCTAGCCGCCATCAGCCAAGGCCTCACTTGCCAATGCGGATGTGGCTTGACCGTCGCCAACTGCAACCATCCGACCTGCAGTTTTTCCGTCCCCGTGCGGGAGCAGATTGAAGCGATGATCGGCAAGGGCAAGTCAGGAACTCAAATTATCGCTTTCTATCGTCAGAAGTACGGCGAAAAAATCCTCTCTGCTCCGACCACCGAGGGCTTCAACCTGGTGGCGTGGGTGATGCCGTTCCTCGTCGTGGTGCTGGGCGGCGCCCTCATCGTCTATACGGCAAATCGATGGCGTTCGCTCCACGCGGCAGGCGATACCAGCGCGGTGCCGAGTCCCGAGTCTGACGCCGCCCCCCAATTCGATGCTGAGCTGAAAGATCGGCTCGCGCATGAGATTCGGGAGCGCACTTGA
- the ccsA gene encoding cytochrome c biogenesis protein CcsA, translated as MNRRLYGALGLSALTAMLVALYMVFVWVPTEADQGIVQRIFYFHVPCAWVAFASFGLVAIAGIFYLWMGAQIWDDLGYAAVEIGMLFCTLVLITGSLWAKPIWGTWWTWDSRLTTTFVLWLMYGGYLMLRTIADDTQQIARFAAVIGIVAALDVPVVIVSVRLWRTIHPAVLVTRQGGHGLEDPRMVVTLLVSLAAFTLLFAWLLLLRFSELRMRTRLAALAREIALARFRAGAA; from the coding sequence ATGAACCGGCGTCTTTACGGTGCGCTCGGCCTGTCCGCGTTGACCGCGATGCTGGTCGCTCTGTACATGGTGTTCGTGTGGGTGCCGACCGAGGCGGACCAGGGCATCGTGCAGCGCATCTTCTATTTCCACGTGCCGTGCGCCTGGGTCGCATTCGCGTCCTTCGGACTCGTCGCGATCGCAGGAATTTTCTACCTCTGGATGGGCGCACAAATTTGGGACGATCTCGGTTATGCCGCGGTCGAAATCGGCATGCTGTTCTGTACCCTGGTGCTCATCACTGGATCCCTTTGGGCAAAACCCATTTGGGGTACCTGGTGGACCTGGGATTCCCGCCTCACCACCACCTTCGTGCTGTGGTTGATGTATGGCGGCTACTTGATGCTGCGGACGATCGCGGACGACACGCAGCAAATCGCGAGGTTTGCCGCGGTGATCGGAATCGTGGCGGCGCTCGACGTGCCGGTAGTGATCGTCTCGGTGCGGCTGTGGCGAACTATTCATCCCGCCGTGCTCGTCACCCGCCAGGGTGGCCACGGTCTGGAGGATCCCCGCATGGTGGTGACGCTGCTGGTTTCGCTGGCGGCCTTCACCCTGCTCTTTGCGTGGCTCCTGCTGCTGCGCTTTTCCGAGCTCAGGATGCGCACGCGCCTGGCGGCGCTGGCCCGGGAAATCGCCCTCGCTCGTTTTCGCGCCGGCGCAGCGTAA
- a CDS encoding heme exporter protein CcmB: protein MNAFLAILRKDLILELRGGRSTTALVSLALLVLVVLTFALDRTAGGGPATAAGALWIALVFAGMLGATRVMVAEHENGCLRALLLSPVDRAILYAAKLTASTTFMIAAALAATIMAMLFFNLEFSDSLVTLAIALILGALGFSALATLLAAISIRARGGELLLPLLIVPLFVPALIAGVKASAAALSGAPLAAAREWVGILVAFDVLFIAAGYLLFEHVVGEE, encoded by the coding sequence ATGAACGCGTTTCTCGCAATCCTGCGCAAGGACCTGATACTCGAGCTGCGCGGTGGGCGAAGCACCACGGCGCTGGTGTCGCTTGCCCTGTTGGTGCTGGTGGTACTGACCTTCGCGCTCGACCGGACTGCCGGCGGGGGTCCCGCTACCGCCGCGGGCGCGCTTTGGATTGCACTGGTTTTCGCCGGAATGCTTGGCGCGACGAGGGTGATGGTTGCGGAACACGAAAACGGGTGTCTTCGTGCACTGCTCTTGAGCCCGGTCGACCGCGCCATCCTCTATGCGGCCAAGCTGACCGCTTCGACCACTTTCATGATCGCCGCTGCCCTGGCGGCGACAATCATGGCGATGCTCTTTTTCAATCTTGAGTTTTCCGACTCACTCGTGACCCTGGCGATCGCGCTGATCTTGGGTGCGCTAGGGTTCTCCGCGCTCGCGACTCTACTGGCGGCCATATCGATTCGTGCGCGGGGCGGAGAGTTGTTGTTGCCGCTGCTAATCGTGCCGCTCTTTGTGCCCGCTCTGATAGCGGGTGTAAAAGCCAGCGCGGCAGCGTTGTCGGGTGCTCCTCTTGCCGCTGCGCGCGAGTGGGTCGGAATTCTTGTCGCCTTCGATGTGCTGTTTATCGCTGCCGGCTATTTGTTGTTTGAACACGTGGTGGGAGAAGAGTAG
- a CDS encoding MerR family transcriptional regulator, with protein sequence MPKRGVRNRKSSRAAEGTHVLISRSAFCTMIGVTERQLSVWEQEELLVPAQLLDSAGKAQALYDRSALERARLIRTLEQELEVNLPGIGIILQLLDRMSR encoded by the coding sequence ATGCCCAAACGCGGAGTCCGCAATCGTAAATCGTCGCGCGCCGCTGAGGGCACCCATGTCCTGATCAGTCGAAGTGCGTTCTGCACCATGATCGGGGTTACTGAGCGCCAGCTCTCGGTCTGGGAACAGGAAGAATTGCTGGTTCCAGCGCAACTCCTCGATTCCGCGGGAAAGGCTCAGGCGCTTTACGATCGTTCCGCGCTGGAACGCGCGCGCCTGATTCGCACTTTGGAACAGGAACTTGAGGTCAACCTGCCCGGTATCGGTATCATCCTCCAGTTGCTGGACCGCATGAGCCGCTAG